A part of Gemmatimonadota bacterium genomic DNA contains:
- a CDS encoding alginate export family protein, producing the protein MLSRWLVGIAIIVVIASSVEATDIEFGGQVRPRTEFRNPVGNGHDVFTSMRARLNITANLDQDVNVFIQLQDVRLWGEESNTFTDYNADNFDFHQAYMDINDMGDTALSLRIGRQAIGLGGQRIIGAVEWAQQGRAFDGVIATARPQWGTVQGVGVRLSDTTAEGINGNAYLAALYATASGTNTSADFYGIYHHVSPKGFNRSDNTRLWTLGARIYGEKSNWTYRAEGSFQTGERRGPNGSAFMFGGRLGTTLGKGSLTLWYDYLSGDGNEKDSKWKSFDTLFATNHKYYGFADLFLNIPVHTQNLGLQDFAIKVSVPLDGEEQLRLAADGHVFFLAQKGNMESGHLADELDLTLSYQYSENVTFVTGYTIALARDAIKALGRLNEDMHWAYVMSNVSF; encoded by the coding sequence ATGCTGTCGAGATGGTTGGTTGGTATAGCGATAATTGTCGTTATAGCAAGTAGTGTTGAAGCCACAGATATCGAGTTTGGAGGGCAAGTTCGGCCTCGCACGGAATTTCGAAATCCCGTTGGCAATGGGCACGACGTATTCACATCCATGCGCGCCCGGCTGAATATCACAGCGAATTTAGATCAAGATGTAAATGTGTTTATCCAATTGCAAGATGTGCGGCTGTGGGGCGAAGAAAGCAACACATTCACCGATTATAATGCCGACAATTTCGACTTTCATCAAGCGTATATGGATATCAATGATATGGGCGACACAGCCCTATCCCTTCGTATTGGACGCCAAGCGATAGGATTGGGCGGGCAACGAATAATCGGCGCAGTTGAATGGGCACAACAAGGACGTGCCTTCGATGGCGTTATCGCGACCGCCAGACCCCAATGGGGCACAGTTCAAGGCGTTGGCGTTCGCCTATCCGATACCACAGCCGAAGGTATAAACGGCAATGCCTATCTGGCCGCTTTGTATGCTACTGCATCGGGAACGAACACATCAGCAGATTTTTACGGCATCTACCACCACGTATCTCCCAAAGGCTTCAACAGAAGTGATAATACGCGGCTATGGACACTCGGCGCACGCATTTACGGCGAAAAATCGAACTGGACCTACCGCGCAGAAGGCTCTTTCCAAACAGGCGAACGGCGTGGGCCGAATGGCTCGGCATTTATGTTTGGTGGCAGACTGGGTACAACACTGGGCAAAGGTAGCCTGACCCTGTGGTATGATTATTTGTCTGGCGATGGCAATGAGAAAGACAGCAAATGGAAATCATTCGATACGCTCTTTGCAACCAATCACAAATACTACGGATTTGCCGATTTATTTCTCAACATTCCCGTCCACACTCAAAATCTCGGCCTTCAGGACTTTGCGATAAAAGTATCCGTACCACTGGATGGGGAAGAGCAGTTGCGTTTGGCAGCGGACGGACATGTGTTCTTCCTCGCCCAAAAAGGCAATATGGAATCGGGTCATCTGGCAGATGAACTCGATTTAACACTTTCATATCAATACAGCGAAAATGTAACCTTTGTCACCGGTTATACAATTGCCCTGGCGCGAGATGCCATCAAGGCATTGGGTCGATTGAACGAGGACATGCACTGGGCTTATGTGATGAGCAATGTTTCATTTTAA
- a CDS encoding L-threonylcarbamoyladenylate synthase, translating into MIALPTPQNINQAADIIKNGGLIAYPTETVYGLGADPHNDEAIQKIFIAKGRAEDKGFILLIRGVDDLSRLVRAVSPIAQILIEAFWPGPLTLVFRANPDLSPALLGGRDTVALRHSSSPIATQLLTELGGPLTSTSANRSTEPPARSAYEVENALGDHLDLILDGGPSDSTLPSTLVDVSTDHAILLREGAIPAQKLRAHIHLEKK; encoded by the coding sequence CTGCCGATATTATTAAAAACGGCGGCCTGATTGCCTATCCGACCGAGACCGTGTATGGCCTGGGGGCTGATCCCCACAACGATGAGGCTATTCAGAAAATTTTCATTGCCAAAGGGCGCGCGGAGGACAAGGGGTTTATTCTCTTGATTCGCGGTGTAGATGATCTTTCAAGGCTTGTTCGCGCTGTATCTCCGATAGCTCAAATACTTATCGAGGCATTTTGGCCAGGACCGCTTACCCTTGTTTTTCGCGCCAATCCCGATCTTTCTCCCGCCTTGCTCGGCGGACGCGATACAGTGGCTCTCCGCCATTCGAGTTCGCCCATTGCTACCCAGTTGCTCACTGAACTCGGCGGTCCCCTTACGAGTACGAGTGCCAATCGTTCTACAGAGCCTCCGGCGCGTTCGGCTTATGAGGTGGAGAACGCACTGGGCGATCATCTCGATCTCATTCTCGACGGTGGACCTTCCGACAGTACGCTTCCTTCTACGCTTGTCGATGTTTCTACCGACCATGCAATTCTCCTGCGCGAAGGTGCTATTCCTGCCCAAAAACTCAGGGCGCATATTCACCTTGAAAAAAAATAA